One Candidatus Omnitrophota bacterium genomic window carries:
- the rpsA gene encoding 30S ribosomal protein S1 has product MKIEREEANGEVLAMDQELAALYEQSISDIREGEILKGTIVHIGEKEVLVDVGYKSEGIVMKSEISDPEELKVGGPIDVMLESKENELGMVVLSHEKAKRLKTWDNIVQNKKEGDIVTGKVSRKVRGGFMVDIGMGAFLPASLSMMQEFGGPDNILGKKLEFKIVKINIPRKNIVLSRKELVEEKRRDEKIAILEGLNKGDVVKGIVRNITDFGAFIDIGGGITGLLHITDMSWGRINHPSDVVSIGSDIEVKVLDFDKESVKVSLGLKQRTPNPWESITDKYPEGSVINGRVVNIMPYGVFVELEKGIEGLIHISEFSWSKKFNHPSEKFQVGDQVQAMILSVDKDNQKLSLGIKQLEKDPWEGVEGRYNAGDKVKGTISAVTDYGAFVEMEKGVEGLVHVSDLSWTKRITHPKEKMKKGDEIEAIILNVDEQNRRIALGVKQLTEDPWDQIVKKYKPDTVCDGRITNITNFGIFVELEDELEGLLHVSEIDLGPNQRMESIYKVGDPVNVKVIHIDGVQKKIALSSKGLEQQAAPVQETAQATAEPVSEKAEEAVPAEEVSPETTEEAAPQAEEKTEQ; this is encoded by the coding sequence ATGAAGATCGAAAGAGAAGAAGCGAATGGCGAGGTTCTTGCAATGGACCAGGAACTGGCGGCCCTGTATGAGCAGAGCATATCTGACATACGGGAAGGAGAGATCCTTAAAGGTACTATCGTCCATATTGGTGAAAAGGAGGTGTTGGTCGATGTAGGCTATAAGTCCGAAGGTATCGTGATGAAATCGGAGATATCCGATCCTGAGGAGCTTAAGGTCGGCGGTCCTATTGATGTCATGCTCGAGTCGAAAGAGAACGAGCTTGGTATGGTCGTACTTTCTCACGAAAAAGCCAAACGTCTCAAGACGTGGGATAATATAGTGCAGAACAAGAAAGAAGGCGATATCGTCACCGGTAAAGTGTCCCGTAAGGTCAGGGGCGGGTTCATGGTCGATATAGGCATGGGGGCGTTCTTGCCCGCTAGTCTTTCTATGATGCAGGAGTTCGGCGGCCCGGATAATATCCTGGGCAAAAAGCTGGAGTTCAAGATAGTCAAGATAAACATACCCAGGAAGAACATAGTGCTTTCGAGGAAGGAGCTTGTCGAGGAAAAGCGCCGCGACGAGAAGATAGCCATACTCGAGGGTCTCAACAAGGGCGACGTCGTGAAGGGTATCGTGCGGAACATAACCGATTTCGGAGCCTTCATCGATATCGGCGGTGGTATAACGGGTCTTTTGCACATAACGGATATGAGCTGGGGCCGTATAAACCATCCGAGTGACGTTGTCTCTATTGGCAGCGACATTGAGGTCAAGGTGCTAGATTTCGACAAAGAAAGCGTGAAGGTATCGCTTGGTCTCAAGCAGAGGACACCGAACCCATGGGAGAGCATAACCGATAAGTACCCGGAAGGCAGTGTTATCAACGGCCGGGTAGTTAACATCATGCCTTACGGGGTTTTCGTCGAGCTGGAAAAAGGTATAGAAGGGCTTATCCATATATCTGAATTTTCCTGGTCGAAGAAGTTCAATCATCCCAGTGAGAAGTTCCAGGTCGGTGACCAGGTGCAGGCCATGATACTCAGTGTCGACAAGGATAACCAGAAACTTTCCCTGGGCATTAAGCAGCTTGAGAAAGACCCGTGGGAAGGGGTCGAGGGACGTTATAACGCCGGAGACAAGGTAAAAGGCACCATAAGCGCGGTAACGGATTATGGCGCGTTCGTGGAAATGGAAAAAGGCGTGGAAGGCCTTGTGCATGTTTCCGACCTTTCATGGACAAAGAGGATAACACATCCGAAAGAGAAGATGAAGAAGGGCGATGAGATAGAAGCTATCATACTCAACGTGGACGAGCAGAACAGGCGTATAGCCCTGGGAGTAAAACAGCTCACGGAAGACCCGTGGGACCAGATAGTCAAGAAGTACAAACCCGATACCGTTTGTGATGGTCGGATAACCAACATAACGAATTTCGGTATATTCGTAGAGCTCGAGGACGAGCTTGAGGGTCTTTTGCATGTGTCAGAGATAGACCTGGGACCCAACCAGCGTATGGAAAGTATCTACAAGGTGGGCGATCCCGTCAACGTGAAGGTCATACACATAGACGGCGTGCAGAAGAAGATAGCCTTGAGTTCAAAGGGGCTTGAACAACAGGCGGCTCCCGTCCAGGAAACAGCGCAAGCGACCGCCGAGCCGGTATCTGAAAAGGCCGAAGAGGCGGTTCCAGCGGAAGAAGTTTCTCCCGAAACAACGGAAGAAGCCGCTCCGCAGGCTGAGGAAAAGACGGAGCAATAG
- a CDS encoding lysophospholipid acyltransferase family protein, translated as MGKKLFENIPFRISRGLLAMFLGIFFRVTYHGRENIPEPPYIIVANHVSLLDPPLVGTAFLGKDVDFMAKKELFDSPRWGWWAKSVSCIPVDRVGGGVSSLKEALGRLKKGRAVAIFPEGTRSEDGSLREAKRGVGFLVAKAEVPVIPVYIEGSLNALPKGGKLKPGTRMTVWVGKPVYPGELFSSTGGDRKDYDGISRYIMDRIASLAT; from the coding sequence ATGGGCAAAAAACTCTTCGAGAACATACCTTTCAGGATATCCAGGGGACTGTTGGCCATGTTCCTGGGAATATTTTTCAGGGTGACCTATCACGGGCGCGAGAACATCCCCGAACCTCCTTACATAATAGTAGCAAATCACGTAAGCCTTCTGGACCCGCCGCTGGTAGGTACGGCGTTCCTGGGCAAGGACGTGGATTTCATGGCCAAAAAGGAACTTTTTGACTCACCTCGGTGGGGATGGTGGGCCAAGTCCGTGAGCTGTATCCCGGTGGACCGCGTTGGTGGCGGGGTATCAAGCCTGAAGGAAGCCCTTGGCAGGCTTAAAAAAGGCCGGGCTGTGGCTATATTCCCCGAAGGTACGAGGTCAGAAGATGGCAGTTTGCGGGAAGCCAAGCGGGGTGTAGGTTTTCTTGTGGCTAAGGCGGAGGTGCCCGTTATCCCTGTGTATATCGAGGGGTCCCTGAACGCCTTACCTAAAGGGGGCAAGCTCAAACCGGGGACCAGGATGACCGTATGGGTGGGTAAACCCGTTTATCCCGGGGAATTGTTCTCTTCGACCGGTGGTGACCGGAAGGATTATGACGGTATATCCAGATATATAATGGATAGGATAGCGTCCCTGGCCACGTGA
- the cmk gene encoding (d)CMP kinase, translating to MLSSNKIEAVAIDGPAGSGKSTISRMVADKLGYIYVDTGAMYRALTLKVMRGNVDMFDEDAVALLSDNIDFRFEKPALEGQGARVMLDGRDVTEDIRLMDVTRNVKHVCGIPRVRENMVRLQRKMVAGSGGSVMEGRDITTVVLPDARHKFYLDAAFDERVDRRFAEMRAKGGDVTREEVADDLRERDASDMTREVGPLKKANDAVIVDTTGLSIDEVVLLIVEHVKSTAG from the coding sequence ATGCTTTCTTCAAATAAGATCGAAGCCGTGGCCATTGACGGGCCGGCGGGTAGCGGTAAGAGCACCATAAGCAGGATGGTGGCCGACAAGCTAGGCTACATATATGTGGATACCGGCGCGATGTACCGGGCCCTTACGCTCAAAGTGATGCGCGGGAACGTGGATATGTTCGACGAGGACGCCGTCGCGCTTCTTTCGGACAACATAGACTTCAGGTTCGAAAAGCCCGCGTTGGAGGGGCAAGGCGCGCGAGTCATGCTTGATGGGCGCGATGTTACGGAGGATATACGTCTCATGGATGTTACGCGTAACGTGAAGCATGTGTGCGGGATCCCGCGTGTACGCGAGAACATGGTAAGGCTACAGCGAAAAATGGTCGCTGGCTCCGGCGGTTCGGTGATGGAGGGACGGGACATAACTACGGTCGTATTGCCGGACGCCAGACACAAGTTCTATCTTGATGCCGCGTTCGATGAACGGGTGGACAGGCGTTTCGCCGAGATGCGCGCGAAGGGCGGTGATGTAACCCGTGAAGAGGTAGCAGACGACCTGCGAGAGAGGGACGCGAGCGATATGACCAGGGAAGTGGGGCCGCTCAAAAAAGCCAATGACGCGGTCATCGTGGATACTACCGGGCTTTCCATAGACGAAGTGGTGTTGTTGATCGTCGAACATGTGAAAAGCACCGCCGGGTAA
- a CDS encoding prephenate dehydrogenase has translation MEYNKITIIGMGLIGGSIGKALMKKRLAREVVGVFRRESSLKRAVKAKALTTGYVNNYGEAVKDADIIVICTPVGTIKKNLDELGKVIRRDGNVIVTDVGSTKEEIVKYAAKYKDRFTFIGSHPLAGSEKAGVESATADLFEKSVCLVSAPPSRSREKKVKRLTRFWEALGAKVWSIEPARHDRNLAFSSHLPHIAAYALVGTLEKKFPACLLATGFRDTTRVASSAAEVWGDIFMSNKKNVLAAIKRYKKEISSIEKIMVKGDRSALKKKIGKMKETRDAFFK, from the coding sequence ATGGAATATAACAAGATCACCATAATAGGCATGGGGCTGATAGGAGGATCTATCGGCAAGGCCTTGATGAAAAAACGTCTGGCCAGGGAAGTGGTAGGCGTGTTTCGCCGGGAAAGTTCGCTGAAAAGGGCCGTTAAGGCAAAAGCCCTTACGACCGGATACGTGAACAACTATGGTGAGGCCGTCAAAGACGCGGATATCATCGTCATATGTACCCCGGTGGGTACGATAAAAAAGAACCTTGATGAGCTGGGGAAGGTGATAAGAAGAGACGGTAATGTGATCGTTACCGACGTGGGAAGCACAAAAGAGGAGATCGTAAAGTACGCCGCGAAATATAAGGACAGGTTCACTTTCATAGGGTCCCATCCATTGGCCGGCAGCGAAAAGGCCGGGGTGGAAAGCGCGACAGCGGATCTTTTCGAGAAAAGCGTGTGTCTCGTTAGTGCCCCCCCGAGCAGGTCCCGGGAAAAAAAGGTGAAGAGATTAACAAGGTTCTGGGAGGCCCTGGGCGCGAAAGTATGGTCCATTGAGCCGGCCCGGCATGACAGGAACCTGGCGTTCTCCAGCCATCTGCCTCATATAGCCGCGTACGCGCTGGTCGGGACGCTTGAGAAGAAGTTCCCCGCTTGCCTGCTCGCTACGGGGTTCAGGGACACCACCCGTGTAGCTTCTTCCGCGGCCGAGGTCTGGGGCGATATCTTCATGTCCAACAAAAAGAACGTCCTTGCCGCCATCAAGAGATACAAGAAAGAGATATCTTCGATAGAGAAGATCATGGTCAAGGGTGACCGTTCGGCTCTCAAGAAAAAGATCGGGAAAATGAAAGAGACCAGGGATGCTTTCTTCAAATAA
- the aroF gene encoding 3-deoxy-7-phosphoheptulonate synthase — MIIVLKPGATKEDIKHVIDKIESLGLKPWISEGVERSIIGVIGREDVVREMPFEGMAAVERVIPILKPYKLASLDYRSEPTVIDVGGGVKIGGKRLVVMAGPCSIEGRDMLIETALKVKEAGATMLRGGAFKPRTSPYSFQGMGEEGLKYMAEAGKITGLKVVSELMDIRNIDLMLKYCDMIQIGARNMQNFDLLKEVGKTRIPVLLKRGMANTIKEFLMSAEYILAGGNSNVILCERGIRTFETYTRFTLDLNAVPALKCSTHLPVVVDPSHGTGRWGMVGTMSRAAIAAGADGLMIEVHPSPEDAVSDGDQSLLPEKFAGVMEDLKKVAEAVGREV; from the coding sequence GTGATAATAGTACTTAAACCCGGAGCGACAAAAGAAGATATAAAACACGTAATAGATAAGATAGAAAGTCTCGGGCTTAAACCCTGGATATCCGAAGGCGTGGAGAGGTCCATCATAGGTGTGATCGGCCGGGAGGACGTGGTCAGGGAAATGCCTTTCGAAGGTATGGCGGCCGTCGAGCGTGTCATTCCGATATTGAAACCCTATAAGCTGGCGTCGCTTGATTATCGTTCCGAACCCACAGTGATTGATGTGGGAGGCGGAGTGAAGATAGGAGGGAAAAGACTTGTGGTGATGGCCGGCCCCTGTTCCATCGAGGGCCGTGATATGCTCATTGAGACCGCGCTCAAAGTTAAGGAAGCCGGGGCTACCATGCTCCGCGGAGGGGCCTTCAAGCCGCGCACGTCGCCTTACAGTTTCCAGGGCATGGGCGAAGAAGGATTGAAATACATGGCGGAGGCAGGAAAGATCACGGGGCTAAAGGTGGTATCGGAACTGATGGACATAAGGAACATAGATCTTATGCTCAAGTATTGCGATATGATACAGATAGGCGCCAGGAATATGCAGAACTTCGACCTTTTGAAGGAAGTGGGAAAGACAAGGATCCCGGTGCTCCTTAAACGGGGCATGGCTAATACGATAAAAGAATTCCTTATGAGCGCCGAGTATATACTGGCCGGCGGGAATTCCAACGTCATACTATGTGAACGTGGCATCCGCACGTTCGAGACATATACGAGGTTCACGCTGGACCTTAACGCGGTACCGGCGCTTAAGTGTTCCACGCATCTTCCGGTAGTGGTCGATCCGTCGCACGGTACCGGCAGGTGGGGTATGGTCGGGACCATGTCGAGGGCGGCTATCGCGGCCGGGGCCGATGGGCTCATGATAGAGGTACATCCCTCCCCGGAAGACGCGGTATCGGACGGCGACCAGTCGCTCCTGCCTGAGAAGTTCGCGGGTGTAATGGAGGACCTCAAGAAGGTGGCGGAAGCCGTAGGAAGAGAAGTCTGA
- the hisC gene encoding histidinol-phosphate transaminase, with product MTLRYRRSLEKLDPYRPGRPVSEIKRELGLDNVVKLASNENSMRPSPAAIKAMTEAIGDVNRYPDGGCYYLRQAVSEKLGVPGDTIIFGNGSDDVILMAIRAFTEPGDEVIMADPTFLMYRISAISEGAEVVAVPAKGLRYDLAGMREAVTEKTRIVFIANPDNPMGCYVTKEELDAFIDSMPQDVLIFLDEAYYEFARGEDYPETIPDVFSRADRNVIVARTFSKVYGLAGLRLGYGVSRPDIIQALNKVRDPFNINSVAQAGALAALGDEAYVEKAVGLVSAEKERMFAELGKMDVDAKPSRTNFILIDTFRDSRQVFEYILKKGVIVREMSGWRLNGYIRVSIGFREENDMFLDMLREALDAVPRDRMKVCAKGQAGGKGEGK from the coding sequence ATGACGTTAAGATACAGAAGATCACTGGAAAAACTGGACCCATATAGACCGGGCAGGCCCGTAAGTGAGATAAAACGGGAGCTTGGCCTGGATAATGTGGTTAAGCTGGCGTCCAACGAGAATTCAATGAGGCCGTCACCAGCGGCGATAAAGGCCATGACCGAAGCGATCGGTGATGTCAACAGGTATCCGGATGGCGGATGTTATTATCTCAGGCAGGCAGTATCCGAAAAGCTCGGGGTGCCGGGAGATACCATTATCTTCGGTAACGGGTCCGACGATGTGATACTTATGGCTATCAGGGCATTCACGGAGCCGGGCGATGAGGTCATAATGGCCGACCCAACGTTCCTTATGTACAGGATAAGCGCGATATCGGAAGGGGCCGAGGTAGTGGCCGTACCGGCGAAGGGGCTCAGGTATGATCTTGCGGGTATGCGTGAAGCGGTCACCGAAAAGACCAGGATAGTCTTTATCGCGAATCCCGACAATCCTATGGGATGTTACGTTACAAAAGAGGAGCTTGACGCTTTCATCGACAGCATGCCGCAGGACGTGCTTATTTTTCTGGACGAGGCTTATTACGAGTTCGCCAGAGGGGAAGATTATCCCGAGACCATTCCGGACGTGTTTTCCAGGGCGGACAGGAACGTGATAGTTGCCCGGACGTTCTCTAAGGTATATGGCCTGGCCGGGCTCAGGCTCGGGTATGGGGTCTCACGTCCCGATATCATACAAGCTCTCAACAAGGTCAGGGACCCGTTCAACATAAATTCCGTGGCGCAGGCCGGCGCGCTTGCCGCGCTGGGGGATGAGGCGTATGTGGAAAAAGCCGTCGGTCTTGTTAGCGCCGAAAAGGAAAGGATGTTCGCGGAGCTGGGTAAAATGGACGTTGATGCCAAACCCTCGCGGACGAATTTCATACTCATAGACACGTTCAGGGATTCCCGGCAGGTCTTCGAATATATCCTGAAAAAGGGCGTGATAGTGAGGGAAATGTCCGGTTGGAGGCTCAATGGGTATATACGTGTGAGTATTGGGTTCAGGGAAGAGAACGATATGTTCCTTGATATGTTGAGAGAAGCGCTGGATGCTGTTCCCAGGGACCGGATGAAGGTCTGCGCTAAGGGCCAGGCTGGCGGAAAAGGAGAAGGAAAGTGA
- the pheA gene encoding prephenate dehydratase, giving the protein MSQKNLNKLRKKIDGIDSHIIGLLNERADVSCAIGASKKKRGQEIYSPDRESQVYESVSKKNKGPLPSASVRAIYREIMSACLSLEHPMKIAFLGPELTFTHQAAMKKFGSSVSYISCDTIPDVFREVEKGNADYGVVPIENSTEGAVNHTLDMFVDSPLLICSEIYFPIKECLLSRTGNFKNVKVLYSHPNVFGQCRGWIEKNLPMAKLREVASTTKAAELASKNPGSACIASEVAAKKYELKVAARGIEDLATNVTRFLVVGKHASRPSSKDKTSVVFSVKDKPGILHDMLASFKRRGINLTKIESRPSKKGLWKYYFFVDMDGHEVSPKIARTLGDLEKKCQFFKVLGSYPGERK; this is encoded by the coding sequence ATGAGCCAGAAAAATCTGAATAAGCTCAGGAAAAAGATCGACGGTATAGACTCTCACATAATAGGGCTTCTCAATGAAAGGGCCGATGTAAGTTGTGCCATAGGCGCGTCGAAGAAGAAACGCGGCCAGGAGATATACAGCCCCGACAGGGAATCCCAGGTGTACGAAAGCGTGTCCAAGAAGAACAAGGGGCCGCTGCCGTCGGCGTCCGTCAGGGCGATATACAGGGAAATAATGTCAGCGTGCCTTTCTCTGGAACACCCGATGAAAATAGCGTTCCTGGGACCGGAACTCACGTTCACGCACCAGGCGGCGATGAAGAAGTTCGGTTCAAGCGTTTCGTACATATCATGTGATACTATCCCGGACGTGTTCCGGGAAGTGGAAAAAGGCAACGCCGATTACGGCGTGGTGCCGATAGAGAACTCGACCGAAGGCGCGGTCAACCATACGCTTGACATGTTCGTTGACTCTCCGCTTTTGATATGTTCGGAAATATATTTTCCGATAAAGGAATGTTTATTGTCGAGAACGGGTAACTTCAAGAACGTCAAGGTGCTGTATTCGCATCCGAACGTTTTCGGCCAGTGCCGGGGATGGATAGAGAAGAACCTGCCGATGGCAAAGCTCCGGGAGGTCGCGTCCACGACCAAGGCCGCGGAACTGGCGTCAAAGAACCCGGGATCGGCGTGCATAGCGAGTGAAGTGGCCGCTAAAAAATATGAGCTCAAAGTAGCCGCGAGGGGGATCGAGGACCTGGCGACCAATGTTACCCGGTTCCTTGTGGTCGGCAAGCATGCCAGCAGGCCTTCCTCGAAGGACAAGACCTCTGTTGTGTTCTCGGTAAAGGATAAGCCCGGGATATTGCACGATATGCTGGCTTCTTTCAAAAGACGAGGGATAAACCTTACGAAGATCGAGTCCCGTCCGTCAAAGAAAGGGCTGTGGAAATATTATTTCTTCGTGGACATGGACGGCCACGAAGTATCGCCTAAGATAGCCCGGACACTGGGTGACCTTGAGAAGAAATGCCAGTTCTTCAAGGTCCTGGGGTCGTATCCCGGCGAGCGTAAATAA
- the scpB gene encoding SMC-Scp complex subunit ScpB, which translates to MDRIGKLKSIIEALLIVSEEGIKTEDLKGAIEEFDLKEINEALESLSRDYEAPERAFKIAEIAGRHRIVTKPEYQPWINRLYEKESDRLTGPSLETLAIIAYKQPVTRAEIESVRGVNAGGVIKTIIDKGLIQIKGRKNVIGKPLLYGTTEKFLEVFGLGGLDELPALREFSEEELDYGRHEDVLPVGDDKSEYTDVEEDRAFLEFEEKARAFTGENPEPAGDGDVGTGGKDDMPVPVAGPETSEEGPNAAGGMDPGPEEEHSNEREGHEPEKSE; encoded by the coding sequence ATGGACAGGATCGGAAAACTAAAAAGCATAATAGAAGCACTTCTCATAGTGTCGGAAGAAGGTATCAAGACCGAGGATCTCAAGGGGGCGATCGAGGAGTTCGACCTCAAGGAGATAAACGAGGCGCTGGAGTCCCTTTCCCGGGATTATGAAGCTCCCGAGCGGGCGTTCAAGATCGCGGAGATCGCCGGCCGACACAGGATAGTGACAAAGCCGGAGTACCAGCCGTGGATAAACAGGCTCTACGAAAAGGAATCTGACAGGCTCACAGGGCCTTCGCTCGAGACCCTCGCGATCATAGCATATAAGCAGCCTGTGACGCGCGCCGAGATAGAAAGTGTGCGTGGGGTCAACGCGGGCGGCGTTATCAAGACGATAATAGATAAAGGGCTCATACAGATAAAAGGCCGTAAGAACGTTATCGGTAAACCCCTGCTTTACGGTACCACCGAAAAGTTCCTTGAGGTGTTCGGTTTGGGCGGGTTGGACGAACTTCCGGCGCTCAGGGAATTCTCTGAAGAGGAACTGGACTACGGCAGGCACGAGGATGTCCTGCCGGTCGGTGACGACAAGAGCGAATATACCGATGTGGAGGAAGACCGGGCGTTCCTGGAATTCGAGGAAAAGGCGAGAGCTTTTACCGGGGAAAATCCTGAACCGGCAGGCGATGGGGATGTAGGGACTGGCGGCAAGGACGATATGCCTGTGCCTGTCGCGGGTCCGGAAACATCCGAGGAAGGGCCGAACGCGGCTGGTGGCATGGATCCGGGGCCGGAGGAAGAACATTCAAACGAGAGGGAAGGTCATGAGCCAGAAAAATCTGAATAA
- a CDS encoding segregation/condensation protein A has product MTYKVKLNIFEGPLDLLLFLIKKEKIDIYDIPISRITAQYIEYLELMKMLDLQIAGEFLVMAATLIHIKSKMLLPREEQEPEEEELADPREELVKRLLEYKKYKDAADKLAEMRERHKDIFVRRGAGEPETFLSGDGEEYFEASLFDLITAFQKVLTSVPKETFHQVVRNKFTVSEKIHEIYHILAKTPRILFSSLFSNSCTREEVITVFLAILELMKMREVVAVQKSVFDDIEVIRNPEVEKAPAEGGRTEGEESIEAEDGTWTGSEN; this is encoded by the coding sequence ATGACGTATAAGGTAAAACTTAACATTTTTGAAGGACCACTGGACTTGCTGCTTTTCCTTATCAAAAAGGAAAAGATCGATATTTACGATATCCCCATATCCAGGATAACCGCGCAATATATCGAATATCTTGAGCTCATGAAAATGCTTGATCTCCAGATAGCCGGGGAGTTCCTTGTCATGGCGGCCACACTTATACACATAAAGAGTAAGATGCTGCTTCCCAGGGAAGAACAGGAGCCGGAGGAAGAAGAGCTGGCTGACCCGCGGGAGGAACTCGTGAAACGTCTCCTGGAGTACAAGAAGTATAAGGATGCCGCGGACAAGCTTGCCGAGATGCGTGAACGTCATAAGGATATATTCGTGAGGCGCGGCGCGGGGGAGCCGGAGACCTTCCTGTCGGGGGACGGGGAAGAGTATTTTGAGGCCAGCCTCTTTGACCTTATAACGGCTTTCCAGAAGGTCCTGACGAGCGTACCCAAAGAGACTTTTCACCAGGTGGTACGTAATAAGTTCACGGTAAGCGAAAAGATACATGAGATATACCATATACTCGCGAAAACGCCGCGTATCCTTTTTTCTTCCCTTTTTTCGAACTCCTGTACCAGGGAAGAGGTCATCACCGTCTTCCTGGCGATACTAGAGCTGATGAAAATGAGGGAAGTTGTCGCGGTCCAGAAGAGCGTTTTCGATGACATAGAGGTGATAAGGAACCCCGAGGTGGAAAAAGCTCCGGCCGAAGGAGGCAGGACAGAAGGGGAAGAAAGTATAGAAGCGGAAGACGGGACATGGACAGGATCGGAAAACTAA
- the trpS gene encoding tryptophan--tRNA ligase: protein MESERTARKIILSGMRPTGSLHLGHYVGAIENYVRMQEEYECFFMVADWHALLSEYEKPSDIKKNSFEIVKDWVACGIDPERSVIFVQSMVPEHLELAMTFSLLTPLGWLERCATYKEQLREIKGRMIATYGFLGYPVLQAADIALYRANAVPVGVDQLPHLELAREIIRRFHSLYDREIFAEPEPILTKVSKLVGLDNRKMSKSYGNFISLSDPANVVRKKVFSMYTDPSRTRADIPGKVEGNPVFMYHDVFNPNKDEVEDLKERYRQGNVGDVEVKEKLATALNVFLDPIRKKRESLSDGDVKAIIEQGAVRARRAAQKTMTKVKKCLHQVIL from the coding sequence ATGGAAAGTGAAAGAACGGCCAGGAAGATCATACTAAGCGGCATGAGGCCCACGGGGAGCCTGCATCTGGGGCATTATGTGGGCGCCATAGAGAATTACGTACGCATGCAGGAGGAGTACGAATGTTTTTTCATGGTCGCTGACTGGCATGCGCTCCTCTCCGAGTATGAAAAACCGTCGGACATAAAGAAGAACAGCTTTGAGATAGTTAAGGACTGGGTGGCGTGCGGGATCGACCCCGAACGGAGCGTTATATTCGTACAGAGCATGGTGCCTGAACACCTGGAACTCGCGATGACGTTCTCGCTGCTTACTCCCCTGGGATGGCTGGAAAGATGCGCGACCTATAAAGAACAGCTTCGCGAGATAAAAGGCAGGATGATCGCTACATACGGTTTTCTCGGGTATCCGGTGCTTCAGGCGGCGGACATAGCGCTTTATAGGGCTAATGCCGTGCCTGTCGGGGTGGACCAGCTGCCGCATCTTGAGCTTGCCAGGGAGATAATTAGGCGTTTCCATTCTCTTTACGATCGTGAGATATTCGCCGAGCCCGAGCCGATACTTACCAAGGTATCAAAACTGGTGGGTCTGGATAACAGGAAGATGTCCAAGAGTTACGGGAACTTCATATCCCTTTCCGACCCGGCGAACGTTGTGAGGAAAAAGGTATTCAGCATGTACACGGACCCCTCCAGGACAAGGGCAGATATCCCGGGAAAGGTCGAGGGGAACCCGGTTTTCATGTATCATGATGTGTTCAATCCGAACAAGGATGAGGTGGAGGATCTCAAGGAACGGTACAGGCAGGGTAACGTGGGCGATGTGGAGGTCAAGGAAAAGTTGGCCACCGCGCTTAACGTTTTTCTGGACCCTATCCGCAAGAAACGGGAAAGCCTGTCGGACGGGGACGTGAAGGCGATCATTGAACAGGGGGCCGTCAGGGCCAGAAGGGCAGCCCAGAAGACGATGACCAAGGTCAAAAAATGCCTGCACCAGGTCATTCTCTGA